One window from the genome of Metabacillus flavus encodes:
- a CDS encoding MerR family transcriptional regulator has translation MEYTVQKLARMAGITARTLRYYDEIGILKPARMNSSGYRIYGMAEVDRLQQILFYRELGVSLEQVQEILSDLHFNGAKALIEHREKLLEKRKQLDLLISNVEKTISAGEGRITMSDQEKFEGFKQRMIDENEEKYGKEIRQKYGEETVKRSNEKFQNMTKEQYEEVTKLEQEVKASLEEAFKTGDPSSAAAQKTADLHKQWLMYYWAEYSSEAHAGLGDMYAEDERFKAYYDENHAGLAEFLRDAIHVYTGFKK, from the coding sequence ATGGAATATACGGTGCAAAAGCTTGCGAGAATGGCAGGGATCACGGCTAGGACGCTCAGGTATTATGATGAGATTGGCATTCTTAAGCCGGCAAGAATGAACTCATCGGGGTATCGGATTTATGGCATGGCAGAGGTGGATCGGCTGCAGCAAATCCTCTTCTACCGGGAGCTTGGAGTCAGTCTTGAGCAGGTTCAGGAGATTTTGTCTGACCTTCATTTTAACGGAGCGAAAGCCCTTATTGAACATCGTGAAAAGCTCCTGGAAAAACGAAAGCAGCTGGATTTGCTCATTTCCAATGTGGAGAAGACGATCTCAGCGGGCGAAGGGAGAATAACGATGTCTGATCAGGAAAAATTTGAAGGCTTCAAGCAAAGAATGATTGATGAGAACGAAGAAAAATATGGGAAAGAAATCCGCCAAAAATATGGAGAAGAGACGGTTAAACGCTCCAATGAAAAGTTCCAGAACATGACGAAGGAGCAATACGAGGAAGTAACGAAGCTAGAGCAAGAAGTCAAAGCCTCATTGGAAGAAGCCTTTAAAACGGGTGATCCTTCAAGTGCAGCTGCTCAAAAAACGGCAGACCTGCATAAGCAGTGGCTCATGTATTACTGGGCTGAATACAGCAGTGAAGCACATGCGGGCCTTGGAGATATGTATGCAGAGGATGAGCGGTTTAAAGCCTATTACGATGAAAATCATGCCGGACTAGCGGAATTTCTGCGGGATGCGATCCATGTTTATACAGGTTTTAAGAAGTAA